From a single Bacillus sp. NEB1478 genomic region:
- a CDS encoding metal ABC transporter permease encodes MLPFLKYEFLQNAFLTGIMVGLLAPVLGVFLVVRRQALIADALSHITLAGIAANLLLGKWSVFFASANPIYFGMLFSVAGAIFIEQLRKVYKHYEELAIPIIMSAGIGLSVIFISMADGFNTDLFNYLFGSIIAVKQSDVITVFAILIIVLLFVFFMYKELFVLSFDEEQGKLSGIRSNWILIAFMAITALVIAASMKIVGILLVSSLMTLPVAASIRIAKGFKQTIWLSILFGEIAVISGMFLSYYLDLASGGTIVVCLVIILCVCIFYKKFTSSRKAAHS; translated from the coding sequence ATGTTACCTTTTTTAAAATATGAATTTTTACAAAATGCATTTTTAACAGGGATTATGGTAGGACTTCTTGCACCAGTTTTAGGGGTGTTTCTTGTAGTTAGACGACAGGCGCTGATAGCCGATGCTCTTTCCCATATCACTCTTGCGGGAATAGCAGCTAATTTATTGTTAGGAAAGTGGTCCGTATTCTTTGCTTCAGCTAATCCCATCTACTTTGGCATGTTATTTTCTGTGGCAGGCGCCATATTTATCGAACAGCTGCGCAAGGTGTATAAACATTATGAAGAGTTGGCTATTCCGATTATTATGTCTGCTGGTATCGGTTTAAGTGTCATTTTTATATCGATGGCAGATGGGTTTAACACTGATTTATTCAACTATTTATTTGGGAGTATCATTGCTGTTAAACAATCTGATGTTATAACCGTTTTTGCAATCTTAATCATCGTCCTCTTATTTGTCTTTTTTATGTATAAAGAATTATTTGTCCTTTCATTTGATGAAGAACAAGGAAAGTTATCTGGAATAAGGAGCAATTGGATATTAATTGCTTTTATGGCCATCACAGCATTAGTCATCGCTGCCTCCATGAAAATTGTTGGAATTCTTCTTGTTTCTTCTCTTATGACTTTACCTGTTGCTGCAAGTATTAGAATTGCAAAAGGCTTTAAACAAACGATCTGGTTATCCATACTGTTTGGAGAGATTGCGGTTATTTCAGGAATGTTTTTGTCGTATTATTTAGATCTTGCTTCTGGCGGTACCATTGTTGTTTGTCTCGTCATCATTTTATGTGTTTGTATATTTTATAAAAAGTTCACGAGTTCACGAAAGGCGGCGCATTCATGA
- a CDS encoding Fur family transcriptional regulator, whose amino-acid sequence MKYDLSIAEAMELLKKKGFKHTEKRKDLLTLFAEEKRYLSAKEVQEGLKEQYPGLSFDTIYRNLTTFVDLGLLEETEWEGERKFRFTCSHNEHHHHLICLTCGSTKSIHTCPMEVLNSELSGFNVTGHKFEVYGYCGECKN is encoded by the coding sequence ATGAAATACGATCTTTCAATAGCAGAAGCAATGGAACTTTTAAAGAAAAAAGGCTTTAAACATACTGAAAAAAGAAAAGACCTTCTCACACTTTTTGCTGAAGAAAAAAGATACCTTTCTGCGAAAGAAGTTCAGGAAGGATTGAAGGAACAATATCCAGGACTAAGCTTTGATACGATTTATAGAAACTTAACCACCTTTGTCGATCTCGGATTACTTGAAGAAACAGAGTGGGAAGGGGAAAGAAAATTCAGGTTTACTTGTTCTCACAATGAACACCATCATCATCTGATCTGTTTAACCTGCGGAAGTACGAAATCAATTCATACATGTCCAATGGAAGTGCTAAACAGTGAATTAAGCGGTTTTAATGTGACGGGGCATAAGTTTGAGGTTTATGGATATTGCGGTGAATGTAAGAACTAA
- a CDS encoding DUF1540 domain-containing protein: MPEVKCNVSNCTYWGEGNSCVADAILVEIDRHANNAYDMSADGSLQGDASHKDRAEDTAETCCHTFRAKH, from the coding sequence ATGCCAGAAGTAAAATGTAATGTCTCAAACTGCACTTATTGGGGAGAAGGAAACAGCTGTGTGGCAGATGCGATTTTGGTGGAAATTGACAGACATGCAAATAATGCATATGACATGAGTGCGGATGGAAGTCTCCAAGGTGATGCTTCTCACAAAGACCGTGCTGAAGATACTGCTGAAACTTGCTGCCATACGTTTAGAGCAAAACATTAA
- a CDS encoding DUF308 domain-containing protein, which produces MADERNTNDFNDSEYREETAAEVAPLRSDLTYPENEHPRFAERDHRIDDEERHEREGGKATGVIAIILSVLSLFIIPVLFGAAGIIVGFFARRQGAHTFGNWAIGIGIASILISLFFAPFF; this is translated from the coding sequence ATGGCAGATGAAAGAAATACAAACGATTTTAATGATAGTGAATATAGGGAAGAAACAGCAGCTGAAGTAGCACCGCTTAGAAGTGATCTAACTTATCCGGAAAACGAACATCCGCGTTTTGCTGAAAGGGATCACAGAATTGATGATGAAGAAAGACATGAAAGAGAAGGTGGGAAAGCAACGGGCGTGATCGCCATCATACTCTCTGTTCTATCTTTATTTATCATCCCTGTATTGTTTGGTGCAGCTGGTATCATCGTTGGTTTTTTTGCTCGAAGACAAGGGGCACATACTTTTGGAAATTGGGCAATCGGAATCGGTATTGCTTCGATTCTAATCTCCTTATTTTTTGCACCGTTCTTTTAA
- a CDS encoding HIT family protein translates to MECLGCNLANKNESVYVVYENNYVCCFLDHDPYNDGHVLILPKKHFKEAADLDESTADSIMKASILISKAVQKMFNPDGITICQNGGIFDELTHYHMHVVPRYKNQSFSTFYLENESGSITEKTDLTVIKTKLRDAISEITK, encoded by the coding sequence ATGGAATGTTTGGGATGTAATTTAGCAAATAAAAACGAATCAGTATACGTCGTTTATGAAAATAATTATGTTTGTTGTTTTTTAGATCATGATCCATACAACGATGGCCATGTGTTAATATTGCCGAAAAAACATTTTAAAGAGGCTGCAGACCTTGATGAAAGTACTGCCGATTCAATCATGAAAGCGTCTATTCTAATATCAAAGGCAGTACAAAAAATGTTTAATCCAGACGGTATTACGATATGCCAAAACGGCGGGATTTTTGATGAGTTAACTCATTATCATATGCACGTTGTACCAAGATACAAAAATCAGTCATTTTCCACTTTTTATTTAGAAAATGAATCCGGTTCAATAACAGAAAAAACTGACTTAACTGTAATAAAAACAAAACTGCGTGACGCTATAAGTGAAATAACAAAATAA
- the ispG gene encoding flavodoxin-dependent (E)-4-hydroxy-3-methylbut-2-enyl-diphosphate synthase: MSEITHRSKTRPVKVGPYTIGGTDQVIVQSMTTTKTHDVEATVAEIKRLEEAGCQIVRVACPDMRAAEAIADIKSRINIPLVVDIHFDYKLALKAIEGGADKIRINPGNIGRREKVEAVVKAAKAKGIPIRIGVNAGSLEKKYLEKYGYPTAEGMVESALDHIRILEELDFHDIIVSMKASDVNLAIEAYEKASKAFNYPLHLGITESGTLFAGTVKSAAGLGVILHKGIGNTLRISLSADPVEEVKVARELLKSFGLLSDAATLISCPTCGRIEIDLITIANEVEEYISKIRAPIKVAVLGCAVNGPGEAREADIGIAGARGEGLLFRHGEIIRKIPEDQLLDELKKEVDILAKAHEEKLKAQQA, from the coding sequence ATGAGTGAAATCACCCACCGTTCAAAAACAAGACCTGTAAAAGTAGGTCCCTATACAATAGGCGGCACAGATCAGGTTATTGTTCAGAGTATGACAACAACAAAAACACACGACGTTGAAGCTACAGTAGCAGAAATAAAACGTTTAGAAGAAGCAGGATGCCAAATTGTCCGTGTAGCTTGTCCCGACATGAGAGCTGCTGAAGCCATCGCAGACATAAAATCAAGAATCAATATTCCGCTTGTAGTAGATATCCATTTTGATTACAAACTTGCGCTCAAAGCAATTGAAGGCGGAGCTGATAAGATTAGGATTAATCCGGGCAATATCGGCAGACGCGAAAAAGTTGAAGCGGTAGTTAAAGCAGCTAAAGCTAAAGGGATTCCTATTCGTATAGGTGTTAACGCAGGTTCTCTTGAGAAAAAATATCTTGAAAAATACGGTTATCCAACTGCCGAAGGAATGGTTGAAAGTGCATTGGACCATATTCGAATTTTAGAGGAACTGGATTTCCATGATATTATTGTTTCTATGAAAGCTTCAGATGTTAACTTAGCGATCGAAGCATATGAAAAAGCATCGAAAGCTTTTAATTATCCTTTACACTTAGGAATTACAGAATCAGGCACTCTATTTGCAGGTACTGTTAAAAGTGCAGCTGGGCTTGGGGTAATTCTTCATAAGGGAATAGGAAATACACTCCGTATTTCTTTAAGTGCTGATCCAGTAGAAGAAGTTAAGGTGGCACGCGAATTGCTAAAATCATTCGGACTGCTTTCAGATGCAGCTACATTAATTTCATGTCCCACATGCGGACGTATTGAAATCGATTTGATTACAATTGCAAATGAAGTGGAAGAATACATTTCAAAAATACGGGCACCTATCAAAGTTGCCGTTTTAGGCTGTGCCGTTAATGGTCCTGGTGAAGCTAGAGAAGCGGATATCGGAATCGCTGGTGCCCGTGGAGAAGGTCTATTATTTCGACACGGAGAAATCATCCGAAAGATTCCAGAAGATCAGCTTCTTGACGAATTGAAAAAAGAAGTAGATATTTTGGCAAAAGCTCATGAAGAAAAATTAAAAGCACAGCAAGCATAA
- a CDS encoding LysM domain-containing protein, whose product MKKFLTGCFILLILYAVAYDLKIGTLPQNQPVNAKVIDNKIKITQNKEEKYQMYEVKPGDTLISVVEKVNINGKYTIAGMLKDFKALNPRTDPEHIQIGKTYKFPLYKNK is encoded by the coding sequence ATGAAAAAATTTCTTACAGGCTGCTTTATCCTGCTTATTTTATATGCAGTTGCTTATGATTTAAAAATTGGCACACTCCCTCAAAATCAACCGGTAAATGCAAAGGTTATTGATAATAAAATTAAGATTACACAAAATAAAGAAGAAAAATATCAAATGTATGAAGTCAAACCAGGAGACACTTTAATATCAGTAGTCGAGAAAGTAAATATAAATGGTAAATATACTATTGCCGGGATGTTAAAGGATTTCAAAGCTTTAAATCCAAGAACAGACCCTGAGCACATCCAGATAGGAAAAACATATAAATTTCCGCTTTATAAAAACAAGTAA
- a CDS encoding DUF1002 domain-containing protein has translation MKKIKVLTLLSVMMLALLMAPSKMFADAAPGDVIVTLGQNLSEEQKNSLLKEMDVPTDVQTVTVTNEEEHKYLGNYISKAQIGTKAISSSKITIGEKDQGLSVKTNNINWVTEEMYMNALSTAGVKDADVYVTAPFEVSGTAALTGILKAYETTAQIEIPEAQKQVANEEMVKTAKLGERIGAKDATELVSRVKEEIAKNPVQTEDDLRTLIQKVAKDMGIELTDNELNGLVDLFNRMKDLNINWDQVQNDLKNVSDNLGDFLNKPETQSFIQKLIDLLMQLIDAIKSLFK, from the coding sequence ATGAAGAAAATAAAAGTACTTACCTTGCTATCTGTTATGATGCTTGCCTTATTAATGGCACCTTCAAAAATGTTTGCAGATGCAGCACCAGGGGATGTAATCGTTACACTTGGACAAAACTTATCTGAGGAACAAAAGAATTCTTTATTAAAAGAGATGGATGTTCCAACAGACGTACAGACTGTAACCGTAACGAATGAGGAAGAGCACAAATATTTGGGGAATTATATTTCGAAAGCCCAAATCGGAACAAAAGCAATTTCCTCATCGAAGATTACGATTGGTGAAAAAGATCAAGGTCTTTCTGTTAAAACAAATAATATAAATTGGGTAACAGAAGAAATGTATATGAATGCTTTATCTACGGCGGGAGTTAAAGATGCCGATGTATATGTAACAGCGCCATTTGAAGTTTCCGGTACAGCAGCTTTAACTGGAATCTTAAAAGCGTATGAAACCACTGCTCAAATTGAAATTCCAGAAGCTCAAAAGCAAGTAGCAAATGAAGAAATGGTAAAAACAGCGAAGTTAGGCGAACGAATCGGTGCTAAGGACGCCACTGAACTTGTGAGTAGAGTTAAAGAAGAAATAGCAAAAAATCCGGTACAAACTGAGGATGATCTTCGGACGCTTATTCAAAAAGTTGCTAAAGATATGGGGATCGAGCTTACAGACAATGAATTAAACGGTTTAGTTGATCTGTTTAATCGCATGAAAGATTTAAATATCAATTGGGACCAAGTACAAAACGATCTTAAAAATGTTAGTGATAATTTAGGTGATTTTTTAAATAAACCAGAAACACAATCTTTTATTCAAAAGTTGATTGACTTACTTATGCAGTTGATTGATGCTATCAAGTCATTGTTTAAGTAA
- a CDS encoding DUF1189 family protein, with protein sequence MKLHKRFLKSLYSLNSISHFRLFGVGSTIMYVLLLTFICMIPMAFLFLINLFSNSKGQLLSNFHNYGLNQEQMQQFAESMSGIMPIVLVVIYFTLYILLSGILFSGVSVLSFVGLIFSKLGNKKLTYRHLWVISCYSITLPVVLLTIIFAFNVQIPYSFLWFWMISCIILVLSINNTPVKK encoded by the coding sequence ATGAAACTACATAAACGATTTCTTAAAAGTTTATATTCTTTAAATTCAATTTCACACTTCCGGTTATTCGGTGTTGGCAGTACGATTATGTATGTATTGCTACTAACATTTATTTGTATGATTCCAATGGCCTTTCTCTTTTTAATTAACCTTTTTAGTAACAGCAAAGGACAGCTCCTGAGCAATTTTCACAACTACGGCTTAAATCAAGAACAAATGCAGCAATTTGCCGAATCGATGAGTGGCATAATGCCTATTGTATTAGTTGTCATTTATTTTACTTTGTACATTCTTTTATCAGGTATTTTATTTTCAGGTGTATCTGTTTTATCATTCGTCGGATTGATCTTTTCTAAATTAGGAAATAAGAAGCTGACTTACAGACATCTCTGGGTTATATCTTGTTATTCTATAACCCTGCCTGTTGTTTTACTGACGATTATATTTGCTTTTAACGTGCAGATTCCATATTCTTTCCTATGGTTCTGGATGATTTCCTGTATCATTTTAGTATTATCCATTAATAATACTCCTGTAAAAAAATAA
- a CDS encoding Na/Pi cotransporter family protein, producing the protein MDLQDIIFQFIGGLGIFLFGIKYMGEGLQNSAGDRLREILDKLTTNPFMGVLAGIFVTVLIQSSSGTTVLTVGLVNAGFLTLRQAIGIIMGANIGTTITSFIIGIDVGGYALPIMAVGSIFIFFFKNLKWIYVGQIIFGFGALFLGLDLMGQGMKPLSDFRTFQDLTVSMSDNPILGVIVGTIFTGVVQSSSATIGILQELYAQNMIDLKAALPVLFGDNIGTTVTAVLAAIGTTIAARRAALTHVIFNLIGTLIFIIFLEPFRKYIEFLALKLHLQPAMQIAFAHGTFNITNVLIQFWFIGFLAMLVTKIIKGEDQLIEHKPKHLDEIILETSPVMAIRQAKLEILRMANYAETGLKEAIQYLNVKEKKNAELALQYEEAINNLDRQITSYLIKLSVHPLTKQESNEHSMLLDASRDIERIGDHMENIIELVDYQLRNNVRLTEIANNEINEMFDLTLMTLMRAITALEKNNIELAQEVLGLEDKIDKMERTLRKQHILRMNEGACDGNAGIVFVDIISNLERIGDHAVNIAEAVLEK; encoded by the coding sequence TTGGATTTACAAGATATCATTTTTCAATTTATAGGTGGATTAGGGATATTTTTATTTGGAATTAAATATATGGGTGAAGGGTTGCAAAATTCAGCAGGAGACCGCTTACGGGAAATTCTTGATAAATTAACGACAAACCCTTTTATGGGAGTATTGGCAGGGATATTTGTAACTGTATTGATTCAAAGCAGTTCGGGAACCACTGTTCTAACAGTTGGTCTTGTTAACGCCGGATTTTTAACTCTTCGTCAAGCAATCGGCATTATTATGGGGGCGAATATCGGTACAACGATCACTTCGTTCATCATTGGGATTGATGTAGGTGGGTATGCTTTGCCGATTATGGCTGTTGGTTCCATTTTTATTTTCTTTTTTAAAAATTTGAAATGGATTTATGTCGGTCAAATCATTTTCGGATTTGGCGCTTTATTTTTAGGCTTAGACTTAATGGGCCAAGGTATGAAACCATTAAGTGATTTTCGAACGTTTCAAGATTTGACAGTGTCAATGAGTGACAATCCTATTCTTGGGGTTATCGTAGGAACAATCTTTACAGGCGTTGTACAATCTTCAAGTGCTACGATCGGGATATTGCAAGAGTTATATGCACAAAACATGATTGATTTGAAAGCGGCTTTGCCCGTTTTGTTCGGTGATAATATCGGAACTACTGTTACAGCGGTTTTAGCAGCAATCGGCACAACGATTGCTGCAAGAAGGGCGGCTTTAACACATGTCATTTTCAATTTAATTGGTACATTAATTTTTATTATTTTCCTTGAACCATTTCGTAAATATATCGAATTTTTGGCTTTGAAACTTCATTTGCAGCCTGCCATGCAAATTGCTTTTGCTCATGGAACATTCAACATTACGAATGTACTTATTCAATTTTGGTTTATTGGATTCTTAGCTATGCTAGTTACTAAAATCATAAAAGGTGAAGATCAATTAATTGAGCACAAACCTAAACATCTGGATGAAATCATATTAGAGACTTCACCAGTTATGGCAATAAGACAAGCAAAACTGGAGATTTTGAGAATGGCTAATTATGCTGAAACTGGTTTAAAAGAAGCCATTCAGTATTTGAATGTAAAAGAAAAGAAGAATGCAGAGCTTGCTCTCCAATATGAAGAGGCTATAAATAATTTGGACCGTCAAATTACTTCTTATTTAATAAAACTATCTGTTCACCCCTTAACGAAGCAAGAATCTAATGAACATTCAATGCTTCTTGATGCATCACGTGATATAGAGCGCATTGGTGATCATATGGAAAACATCATTGAACTAGTGGATTATCAGCTGCGAAACAACGTACGTCTAACAGAGATAGCAAACAATGAAATTAATGAAATGTTTGATCTTACACTAATGACATTAATGCGAGCCATTACAGCCTTAGAAAAAAATAATATTGAATTGGCTCAAGAGGTATTAGGATTAGAAGATAAAATCGATAAAATGGAACGCACACTTCGCAAACAGCACATTCTCCGTATGAACGAAGGAGCATGTGATGGAAATGCCGGAATTGTCTTTGTTGATATCATCAGCAACTTAGAAAGAATTGGAGATCACGCTGTTAATATTGCAGAAGCCGTTTTAGAAAAGTAA
- a CDS encoding DUF456 family protein, translated as MDILYWILIALAFVISFIALIYPILPGVLFLAGGFLIYGFAFSFDPFTPLFIIIQVLLFISLFVIDYAGNAYAIKKKGGSKAAMWGSTIGLLVGPLVIPIPVANIIIGPFLGAVLAELIFHRKGFKSSVSIGIGTVLAFVGTTVIKVITQALMIGYFYYQVL; from the coding sequence ATGGATATATTGTACTGGATATTGATTGCACTAGCTTTTGTTATTAGTTTTATTGCTTTAATATATCCAATTTTACCTGGTGTTTTATTTTTAGCGGGTGGTTTTTTGATTTATGGGTTTGCCTTTTCATTTGATCCATTTACCCCGTTATTTATCATAATCCAAGTCTTGTTGTTCATTAGTCTATTCGTGATTGATTACGCAGGAAATGCTTATGCAATTAAGAAAAAGGGAGGATCCAAAGCGGCTATGTGGGGCAGTACGATAGGTTTGCTTGTTGGTCCATTAGTAATTCCTATCCCTGTAGCAAATATTATTATTGGACCATTTTTAGGAGCGGTACTTGCCGAGCTCATTTTTCATAGAAAAGGATTTAAGTCTTCTGTTTCAATTGGAATAGGTACTGTATTGGCATTCGTAGGTACAACTGTAATCAAAGTGATAACGCAAGCCCTTATGATCGGCTACTTTTATTATCAAGTTTTATAA
- a CDS encoding superoxide dismutase: MAKFELPALPYETNALEPHIDKETMEIHHGRHHKTYVDNLNAALEGKAEFESKGLEDLLSNLNALPQDIQNAVRNNGGGHANHSLFWEVIAPGGANAPSGELADKINNKFGSLDAFKEEFANAGKTRFGSGWAWLVVNNGELEVTSTPNQDNPVMEGKTPILGLDVWEHAYYLKYQNKRPDYINAFWNVVNWDEVEKRYNEAK; encoded by the coding sequence ATGGCTAAATTTGAACTGCCTGCATTACCTTATGAAACAAACGCACTTGAACCGCATATCGACAAAGAGACAATGGAAATTCACCACGGTCGTCATCACAAAACGTATGTTGACAATTTGAATGCTGCTCTTGAAGGTAAAGCTGAATTTGAAAGCAAGGGTCTTGAGGATCTTCTTTCAAACTTAAACGCTCTTCCGCAAGACATTCAAAACGCTGTTCGAAACAATGGTGGAGGTCATGCTAACCACAGCTTGTTCTGGGAAGTTATTGCTCCAGGCGGTGCTAATGCTCCATCTGGTGAACTTGCTGACAAAATCAACAACAAATTTGGAAGCCTTGATGCTTTTAAAGAAGAATTTGCAAACGCTGGAAAAACAAGATTTGGATCAGGCTGGGCTTGGCTTGTAGTTAACAATGGCGAACTTGAAGTGACAAGTACTCCAAACCAAGACAACCCGGTTATGGAAGGTAAGACACCAATTCTTGGATTGGATGTTTGGGAACATGCGTATTACCTAAAATACCAAAACAAACGCCCAGATTACATTAATGCATTTTGGAATGTTGTAAATTGGGATGAAGTTGAAAAACGCTACAACGAGGCTAAATAA
- a CDS encoding MFS transporter: MILKKFMENDQYPKDLFLLLLVGGLFTLSTALSNTFVNIFLWKQSGEITDIAFYNLAIVVMQPIAFNWAGWAAKKVDRVIVLRIGVLLLALFYIGVLFMGTLASSFLLALGAMLGLGLGFYWLAFNVLTLEVTEPETRDFFNGYLGILNSFSGMLGPLSAGFIITRMDKQMGYETIFSISMILFLMAVVISFFLQRRKADGHYGLKEVFQERKVNHAWKQLLRAHFFQGMREGTFLFLIVIWVYTATKSEFALGTFGFVQSIVSFIGYYVVSHFLKPWQRKQAIFAGGLLLLISPLMLLFPISYPLLLTYGISVSVAYPLLLVPYVSLTYDIIGKCRGIYEKRIEYIVVRELYLNSGRITSILTFIIVVYFLSEERGIPILLPVLGAGHFLIYFCLRNIPVPANPVDSVTESIELAETQQDGNSSTKQ, translated from the coding sequence ATGATATTGAAAAAGTTCATGGAAAACGACCAGTACCCGAAAGATCTTTTTTTACTTTTGTTAGTAGGCGGGCTGTTTACATTGAGTACTGCCTTATCAAATACATTTGTTAATATCTTTTTATGGAAGCAATCAGGTGAAATAACTGATATAGCGTTCTATAATTTAGCCATCGTAGTCATGCAGCCAATCGCTTTTAATTGGGCAGGCTGGGCAGCAAAAAAGGTGGATCGGGTTATTGTACTAAGAATAGGTGTTTTACTTTTAGCGCTATTTTATATAGGTGTACTTTTTATGGGTACTTTAGCCAGCAGTTTCTTACTCGCTTTAGGGGCTATGCTCGGTCTCGGATTGGGATTTTATTGGCTTGCTTTTAATGTCCTTACACTAGAAGTAACGGAACCTGAGACTCGGGATTTTTTTAATGGTTATTTAGGTATTCTGAATTCCTTTTCAGGTATGCTTGGACCATTAAGTGCAGGTTTTATTATTACAAGAATGGACAAACAAATGGGATATGAAACCATATTTAGTATTTCTATGATTTTGTTTTTAATGGCAGTGGTCATTAGTTTCTTTTTGCAGCGTCGAAAAGCTGATGGACATTATGGTTTAAAAGAAGTTTTTCAAGAGCGAAAAGTAAATCATGCATGGAAGCAGCTTTTACGCGCTCATTTTTTTCAAGGGATGCGAGAGGGAACATTTCTGTTTTTAATAGTTATTTGGGTTTATACGGCAACAAAAAGTGAGTTTGCATTAGGAACGTTTGGATTTGTTCAGTCCATCGTCTCATTTATTGGTTATTATGTAGTTTCGCATTTTTTAAAGCCTTGGCAGCGAAAACAAGCAATCTTTGCTGGAGGTTTGCTCTTATTGATTTCCCCATTAATGCTGTTATTCCCAATTTCTTACCCATTGCTGCTCACCTATGGTATTTCTGTATCTGTTGCTTATCCGCTTTTGTTAGTTCCTTATGTTTCTTTAACTTACGATATTATAGGGAAGTGCCGGGGAATTTACGAAAAAAGAATCGAATATATTGTAGTAAGAGAACTGTATTTAAATAGTGGAAGAATTACATCCATTCTTACGTTTATTATAGTGGTTTATTTTCTTTCGGAAGAGCGCGGAATACCTATTTTGTTACCTGTTTTGGGTGCAGGGCATTTCTTAATTTATTTCTGCCTGAGGAATATTCCAGTACCTGCAAATCCAGTTGATTCAGTTACAGAATCAATTGAACTTGCTGAAACCCAGCAAGATGGCAACAGTTCAACTAAACAATAA